From Pungitius pungitius chromosome 9, fPunPun2.1, whole genome shotgun sequence, one genomic window encodes:
- the LOC134132767 gene encoding neuronal pentraxin receptor-like — MKFAVVLVGAGSLAFLGAVICIVASVYPPRTAAPLGDNGTLTSEPPFEPGSVARAGPLGALHGSESYENALSGLGLEVPPLNELHLGEETGGGSAKEISFSRLICTPVPVGQCGTKDLRRQQADDPEDRTHLRTTAENLRQMVLQQNDQILMDQRTIRELSGKLSECESGLEDERAVPERSVGVWSGTRRVMAGDDVSSTTARAVEELARAIMDLKDRIEKLEAEIGPAALNLTDPSSPPGNTGRAPAPPTPGGSSSHPVPAPHPGGGRRPASPASLAPKTQYKGSAGRPKGPWRVEDLEGELERKIKLLEKERQTMRKETQGEHEKIHQGVDTADHRLTEVEHTLTEPPFPEGFVLSFPMRTNYMYGLARKEITEMYAFTACMWLRAKEGGIGTPFSYSVPGQPNELVLLQGVHSPAELLINDKVAQLPLSLPEDQWQHICVSWTLRDGVWKAYQGGKMKGRGEGLAAWHPIKPGGVLILGQEQDTLGGHFDASQALVGELSQFNLWDRVLKPAEVAALADCSSSALGNISPWSDRHVDVFGGATKESLDPCHAGRRPDPPSPRQ; from the exons ATGAAGTTCGCGGTGGTGCTCGTGGGCGCGGGCAGCCTGGCCTTCCTCGGCGCGGTCATCTGCATCGTGGCCAGCGTTTACCCCCCCAGGACCGCCGCGCCCCTCGGAGACAACGGCACGCTGACATCGGAGCCGCCGTTCGAGCCCGGGTCGGTGGCGCGCGCCGGTCCGCTGGGCGCGCTGCACGGCTCGGAGTCCTACGAGAACGCGCTTAGCGGCCTCGGCCTGGAGGTCCCCCCCCTCAACGAGCTCCACCTCGGGGAGGAGACCGGCGGCGGGTCCGCCAAGGAGATCAGCTTCAGCCGGTTGATCTGCACGCCGGTGCCGGTGGGTCAGTGCGGGACCAAAGACCTGAGACGGCAGCAGGCGGACGACCCGGAGGACCGAACCCACCTCCGGACCACCGCCGAGAACCTCCGGCAAATGGTCCTGCAGCAGAACGACCAGATCCTCATGGACCAGAGGACCATCCGGGAGCTCAGCGGGAAGCTCAGCGAGTGCGAGAGCGGCCTGGAGGACGAGCGGGCCGTCCCGGAGCGCAGCGTCGGGGTCTGGAGCGGCACCCGCCGCGTCATGGCCGGGGATGACGTCAGCTCCACCACGGCGCGCGCCGTGGAGGAGTTGGCACGCGCCATCATGGACCTGAAGGACCGCATCGAGAAGCTCGAG GCCGAGATCGGCCCGGCAGCCTTGAACCTAACGGACCCGTCCAGTCCGCCCGGTAACACCGGCAGAGCTCCGGCTCCGCCCACCCCCGGCGgctcctcctcccaccctgTTCCGGCCCCCCACCCGGGTGGGGGTCGTCGTCCAGCCTCCCCTGCTTCCCTTGCCCCCAAAACCCAGTACAAGGGCTCCGCTGGGCGCCCCAAGGGCCCCTGGAGGGTGGAGGACCTGGAgggggagctggagaggaagatcaagctgctggagaaggagcGACAGACCATGAGGAAGGAGACGCAAGGAGAACACGAGAAGATCCACCAGGGCGTCGACACCGCGGACCACCGCCTCACCGAGGTGGAGCACA CGCTGACGGAGCCCCCGTTTCCTGAAGGCTTCGTCCTCTCCTTCCCCATGAGGACCAACTACATGTACGGCCTGGCGAGGAAGGAGATCACGGAGATGTACGCCTTCACCGCCTGCATGTGGCTGAGGGCCAAGGAGGGGGGCATCGGGACGCCCTTCTCCTACTCCGTCCCGGGACAGCCCAACGAGCTGGTGCTGCTTCAGGGGGTCCACAGCCCGGCAGAGCTGCTCATCAACGACAAG GTGGCGCAGCTGCCTCTTTCTCTACCTGAGGACCAATGGCAGCACATCTGTGTGAGCTGGACCCTGAGGGACGGGGTGTGGAAGGCCTATCAGGGGGGCAAGATGaagggcaggggggaggggcttgCTGCCTGGCATCCAATTAAACCAGGGGGAGTCCTTATACTGGGACAGGAACAG GACACGCTGGGCGGGCACTTCGACGCCTCCCAGGCGCTGGTGGGGGAGCTGTCCCAGTTCAACCTGTGGGACCGGGTGCTGAAGCCGGCCGAGGTGGCCGCGCTGGCCGACTGCAGCTCCTCGGCTCTGGGAAACATCTCGCCCTGGAGCGACCGCCACGTGGACGTCTTCGGCGGCGCCACCAAGGAGTCCCTGGACCCGTGCCACGCCGGCCGCAGGCCCGACCCCCCCAGCCCCAGGCAGTGA
- the cbx6a gene encoding chromobox protein homolog 6a, producing MRGKMEVSSTGDRVFAAEAILKRRVRKGRLEYLVKWKGWAMKHSTWEPEENILDDRLILGFERKEREQEMHGPKKRGPKPKTPTGKTRAQKGASMGGASDTRHTTPRSAPGRAPPSSSSPAPPHAASSSSSSSTVAPSPKLNSLAATHKLKKDIHRCHRMSRRPLPRSDPMAPSFSTPGGLPSRLRASPFSETVRILNRRVKPREVKRGRIILNLKVIDKPGRGGAGGRSVTAGRHNIPSRNRIIGKKGDAPYRPFQPPLKMLGFPMYGKPFGLQCGGPVPPQSHPGSSAGAASPSGSACPERRSCTSSCSPLAEPIDSSGAPTGSQKAPNAKPGEASSEPLLRREEQEEEGEAASDSSATQEGGRKSACERGAKRHQPVAPGDQSAALADPQRPPAEGDPNWHPEMAPSSKDVVVTDVTTNLVTVTIKEFPSPASPSASADAPSSPPGAPPSSDPPPKP from the exons ATGAGAGGAAAGATGGAGGTCTCCTCGACGGGGGACCGTGTTTTCGCGGCTGAAGCCATTCTGAAGCGCCGCGTCCGTAAG GGGAGACTCGAGTACCTGGTGAAATGGAAAGGATGGGCCATGAA GCACAGCACCTGGGAGCCGGAGGAGAACATCCTGGACGACCGACTGATTCTGGGCTTTGAGCGGAA GGAGCGGGAACAGGAAATGCACGGGCCGAAGAAACGGGGCCCAAAGCCCAAGACCCCCACCGGGAAG ACTCGGGCTCAGAAGGGAGCGTCCATGGGCGGAGCCTCAGACACCCGCCACACTACGCCACGCTCCGCCCCCGGCAGagcacctccctcctcctcctcccccgccccgccccacgcagcctcttcctcctcctcctcctcgactgTGGCGCCCTCTCCCAAACTCAACTCCCTGGCGGCCACCCACAAGCTGAAGAAAGACATTCACCGCTGCCACCGGATGTCCCggcgccccctcccccgctctGACCCCATGGcgccctccttctccacccCCGGCGGCCTCCCCTCCCGCCTGCGCGCCTCCCCCTTCTCTGAGACCGTCCGCATCCTCAACCGCAGGGTCAAACCCCGGGAGGTCAAGAGAGGTCGCATCATCCTCAACCTGAAGGTCATTGACAAGCCGGGCCGGGGGGGCGCGGGCGGCCGGAGCGTCACGGCGGGGCGCCACAACATCCCGTCCCGCAACCGCATCATCGGGAAGAAGGGCGACGCCCCCTACCGACCTTTCCAGCCGCCCCTGAAGATGCTGGGCTTCCCCATGTACGGGAAGCCCTTCGGGCTGCAGTGCGGGGGCCCCGTGCCCCCTCAGTCCCACCCGGGCTCCAGCGCCGGCGCCGCTTCTCCTTCAGGCTCCGCCTGTCCCGAAAGGAGGTCCTGCACCAGCAGCTGCTCGCCTCTCGCAGAGCCCATCGACTCCAGCGGGGCCCCCACGGGGTCCCAGAAGGCCCCCAACGCCAAGCCGGGGGAAGCTTCCTCCGAGCCCCTCCTCaggagggaggagcaggaggaggagggggaggcggcgTCGGACAGTAGCGCCACTCAAGAGGGAGGCAGGAAAAGCGCTTGTGAACGCGGGGCAAAGCGCCACCAGCCTGTCGCCCCCGGCGACCAGAGCGCCGCCCTCGCTGACCCTCAAAGGCCCCCCGCCGAGGGAGACCCCAACTGGCACCCAGAGATGGCGCCGAGCTCCAAGGACGTGGTGGTCACCGACGTCACCACCAACCTGGTCACCGTAACCATAAAAGAGttcccctcccccgcctccccttcAGCCAGCGCCGatgctccctcctccccccccggcgccCCGCCCTCCTCTGACCCTCCACCCAAGCCATAG
- the pla2g6 gene encoding 85/88 kDa calcium-independent phospholipase A2 isoform X2, whose translation MQFLGRLLDTVSSVSTLFTNPYRVRDVPLSDYGGASKVLLKEDGRLVLYRNTQSWDCLLMCPETPNVTLRLFQVASEVDAMNLFPQYALKLRPFYETLSLKAETVQPIADCIRNHQDWSSAHIAVETGLRECLKHNYVQSQINARDAAGQTPLHLACERGDAACVRQLLEESQARTDIRDQHGDTPMHCAAKQDAPAVIQVLCSRLCSGVNELNNNGETPLHVACRLGRVESVKALLGGGAKCGVIGGTGYAIHSAMKYSEKGCVEEILQADPGQIHAVDSLYGGTPLHWAKTSEMCRLLLAHGCAVNYLSKTGESALHILTRRGRFEAAMVLLTHGANANLKGQDGNTALHLAMKMDHMELIKALIVFGADVEIHNDLGETPGLIAARTSKGPNRKILLDMLCSVGVQRCLPPSPGSPPPVSTKAKPAGIGFQDVLYAGAAFGAISRGASVVDGAKMADRKMDRMLCLDGGGIKGLVLIQMLIALEREAGRPTRELFDWVAGTSTGGILALAIVHGKSMEYLLCLYFRMKEQVFKGSRPYESAPLEDFLKKEFGENTKMTDVCYPRVMVTSVLADRHPGELHIFRNYNRPSVSKEPPYATTATFKPLTVPQEQLVWRAARSSGAAPSYFRPMGRFLDGGLLANNPTLDAMTEVHQYNKALRAQGHGNQVKRLGVVVSLGTGKPPQVVVSSVDVFRPSNPLELAKSFVGAKELGKMLVDCCTDSDGCAVDRAGAWCEMIDTVYHRLSPQLSQEVMLDEVSDAVLVDMLWETQMYLYERRETLCSLAKLLLDQ comes from the exons ATGCAGTTCCTGGGCCGCCTGCTGGACACCGTGTCCTCGGTGTCGACCCTCTTCACCAACCCGTACCGCGTCAGAGACGTGCCGCTGTCCGACTACGGCGGGGCGAGCAAGGTGCTGCTGAAGGAGGACGGACGCTTGGTCCTGTACAGAAACACCCAGTCCTGGGACTGTCTGCTCATGTGCCCCGAAACGCCCAACGTGACCCTGAG GCTCTTCCAGGTGGCGTCGGAAGTGGACGCCATGAACTTGTTCCCCCAGTACGCCCTGAAGCTCCGCCCCTTCTACGAGACACTGTCCCTGAAGGCAGAAACCGTGCAGCCGATCGCCGACTGCATCCGCAACCACCAGGACTGGAGCTCCGCCCACATCGCCGTGGAGACGGGCCTGAGAGAGTGCCTCAAGCATAACTACGTCCAGAG tCAGATAAACGCTCGGGACGCCGCCGGTCAGACGCCGCTGCACCTGGCGTGCGAGCGCGGCGACGCGGCGTGCGTGaggcagctgctggaggaaagCCAGGCGCGCACCGACATCAGAGACCAGCACGGGGACACGCCGATGCACTGCGCCGCCAAGCAGGACGCGCCCGCCGTCATCCAG GTCCTGTGCTCGCGGCTGTGCTCGGGGGTGAACGAGCTGAACAACAACGGGGAGACGCCGCTCCACGTGGCGTGCCGGCTGGGCCGCGTGGAGTCCGTAAAAGCCCTGCTGGGGGGTGGGGCCAAGTGCGGCGTCATCGGCGGCACGGGCTACGCCATCCACAGCGCCATGAAGTACAGCGAGAAGGG CTGTGTGGAGGAGATCCTCCAAGCGGACCCGGGTCAGATTCACGCCGTGGACTCTCTGTACGGGGGGACGCCGCTCCACTGGGCCAAGACGTCCGAG ATGTGCCGCCTGCTGCTGGCACACGGCTGTGCGGTGAACTACCTCAGTAAGACGGGGGAGAGCGCCCTGCACATCCTCACCAGGAGGGGGCGCTTCGAGGCGGCGATGGTGCTGCTGACCCACGGGGCCAACGCCAACCTCAAGGGCCAGGACGGTAACACGGCCCTGCACCTCGCCATGAAG ATGGACCACATGGAGCTGATTAAGGCTCTGATCGTGTTCGGCGCCGACGTGGAGATCCACAACGACCTTGGAGAGACGCCCGGACTCATCGCTGCTCGCACCAGCAAAG GTCCAAATAGAAAGATACTGCTCGACATGCTGTGTAGCGTAGGGGTCCAGCgttgcctccctccctcccccggcaGTCCTCCCCCCGTCTCCACCAAGGCCAAGCCTGCAGGCATAG GGTTTCAGGATGTCCTGTACGCGGGGGCTGCGTTCGGTGCAATAAGCAGAGGCGCGTCCGTGGTGGACGGCGCCAAGATGGCCGACAGGAA GATGGACCGCATGCTGTGTCTGGACGGTGGAGGCATCAAAGGCCTGGTGTTGATCCAGATGTTGATCGCTCTGGAGCGGGAGGCCGGTCGGCCCACCAGGGAGCTCTTTGACTGGGTGGCCGGAACCAGCACCGGCGGCATCCTGGCCCTCGCCATCgtccacg GTAAATCCATGGAGTACCTGCTCTGCCTGTACTTCAGGATGAAGGAGCAGGTTTTCAAAGGGTCGCGACCCTATGAGTCGGCGCCGCTGGAGGACTTCCTGAAGAAAGAGTTTGGAGAGAACACCAAGATGACGGACGTCTGTTACCCCAG GGTGATGGTCACCAGCGTTCTGGCCGACCGACACCCAGGCGAGCTGCACATCTTCAGGAACTACAACCGGCCCTCCGTCAGCAAAGAGCCGCCGTACGCCACCACCGCCACCTTCAAGCCCCTCACCGTCCCTCAAG AACAACTGGTGTGGCGAGCCGCCCGCTCCAGTGGCGCCGCCCCCTCCTACTTCCGACCAATGGGCCGCTTCCTGGACGGAGGGCTGCTGGCCAACAACCCGACGCTGGACGCCATGACGGAGGTCCATCAGTACAACAAAGCTCTGAGGGCACAG GGCCACGGAAACCAGGTCAAGAGGTTGGGGGTCGTGGTCTCCCTCGGGACAG GTAAACCTCCTCAGGTGGTGGTGAGCTCCGTTGATGTTTTCCGACCCTCCAACCCTTTGGAGCTGGCCAAGAGCTTCGTAGGAGCCAAGGAGCTGGGCAAGATGCTGGTGGACTGT TGTACAGACTCTGATGGCTGTGCGGTGGACAGAGCTGGAGCTTGGTGTGAGATGATTGACACCGTCTACCACAG GCTGAGTCCCCAGCTGTCTCAGGAGGTGATGCTGGACGAGGTGAGTGACGCGGTCCTGGTGGACATGCTGTGGGAGACGCAGATGTACCTGTACGAGAGGAGGGAGACCCTCTGCTCGCTggccaagctgctgctggaccaaTGA
- the pla2g6 gene encoding 85/88 kDa calcium-independent phospholipase A2 isoform X1, which translates to MQFLGRLLDTVSSVSTLFTNPYRVRDVPLSDYGGASKVLLKEDGRLVLYRNTQSWDCLLMCPETPNVTLRLFQVASEVDAMNLFPQYALKLRPFYETLSLKAETVQPIADCIRNHQDWSSAHIAVETGLRECLKHNYVQSQINARDAAGQTPLHLACERGDAACVRQLLEESQARTDIRDQHGDTPMHCAAKQDAPAVIQVLCSRLCSGVNELNNNGETPLHVACRLGRVESVKALLGGGAKCGVIGGTGYAIHSAMKYSEKGCVEEILQADPGQIHAVDSLYGGTPLHWAKTSEMCRLLLAHGCAVNYLSKTGESALHILTRRGRFEAAMVLLTHGANANLKGQDGNTALHLAMKMDHMELIKALIVFGADVEIHNDLGETPGLIAARTSKGPNRKILLDMLCSVGVQRCLPPSPGSPPPVSTKAKPAGIGFQDVLYAGAAFGAISRGASVVDGAKMADRKMDRMLCLDGGGIKGLVLIQMLIALEREAGRPTRELFDWVAGTSTGGILALAIVHGKSMEYLLCLYFRMKEQVFKGSRPYESAPLEDFLKKEFGENTKMTDVCYPRVMVTSVLADRHPGELHIFRNYNRPSVSKEPPYATTATFKPLTVPQGWEDEDVLVVGYSEEPPRKRRKVTDEEQLVWRAARSSGAAPSYFRPMGRFLDGGLLANNPTLDAMTEVHQYNKALRAQGHGNQVKRLGVVVSLGTGKPPQVVVSSVDVFRPSNPLELAKSFVGAKELGKMLVDCCTDSDGCAVDRAGAWCEMIDTVYHRLSPQLSQEVMLDEVSDAVLVDMLWETQMYLYERRETLCSLAKLLLDQ; encoded by the exons ATGCAGTTCCTGGGCCGCCTGCTGGACACCGTGTCCTCGGTGTCGACCCTCTTCACCAACCCGTACCGCGTCAGAGACGTGCCGCTGTCCGACTACGGCGGGGCGAGCAAGGTGCTGCTGAAGGAGGACGGACGCTTGGTCCTGTACAGAAACACCCAGTCCTGGGACTGTCTGCTCATGTGCCCCGAAACGCCCAACGTGACCCTGAG GCTCTTCCAGGTGGCGTCGGAAGTGGACGCCATGAACTTGTTCCCCCAGTACGCCCTGAAGCTCCGCCCCTTCTACGAGACACTGTCCCTGAAGGCAGAAACCGTGCAGCCGATCGCCGACTGCATCCGCAACCACCAGGACTGGAGCTCCGCCCACATCGCCGTGGAGACGGGCCTGAGAGAGTGCCTCAAGCATAACTACGTCCAGAG tCAGATAAACGCTCGGGACGCCGCCGGTCAGACGCCGCTGCACCTGGCGTGCGAGCGCGGCGACGCGGCGTGCGTGaggcagctgctggaggaaagCCAGGCGCGCACCGACATCAGAGACCAGCACGGGGACACGCCGATGCACTGCGCCGCCAAGCAGGACGCGCCCGCCGTCATCCAG GTCCTGTGCTCGCGGCTGTGCTCGGGGGTGAACGAGCTGAACAACAACGGGGAGACGCCGCTCCACGTGGCGTGCCGGCTGGGCCGCGTGGAGTCCGTAAAAGCCCTGCTGGGGGGTGGGGCCAAGTGCGGCGTCATCGGCGGCACGGGCTACGCCATCCACAGCGCCATGAAGTACAGCGAGAAGGG CTGTGTGGAGGAGATCCTCCAAGCGGACCCGGGTCAGATTCACGCCGTGGACTCTCTGTACGGGGGGACGCCGCTCCACTGGGCCAAGACGTCCGAG ATGTGCCGCCTGCTGCTGGCACACGGCTGTGCGGTGAACTACCTCAGTAAGACGGGGGAGAGCGCCCTGCACATCCTCACCAGGAGGGGGCGCTTCGAGGCGGCGATGGTGCTGCTGACCCACGGGGCCAACGCCAACCTCAAGGGCCAGGACGGTAACACGGCCCTGCACCTCGCCATGAAG ATGGACCACATGGAGCTGATTAAGGCTCTGATCGTGTTCGGCGCCGACGTGGAGATCCACAACGACCTTGGAGAGACGCCCGGACTCATCGCTGCTCGCACCAGCAAAG GTCCAAATAGAAAGATACTGCTCGACATGCTGTGTAGCGTAGGGGTCCAGCgttgcctccctccctcccccggcaGTCCTCCCCCCGTCTCCACCAAGGCCAAGCCTGCAGGCATAG GGTTTCAGGATGTCCTGTACGCGGGGGCTGCGTTCGGTGCAATAAGCAGAGGCGCGTCCGTGGTGGACGGCGCCAAGATGGCCGACAGGAA GATGGACCGCATGCTGTGTCTGGACGGTGGAGGCATCAAAGGCCTGGTGTTGATCCAGATGTTGATCGCTCTGGAGCGGGAGGCCGGTCGGCCCACCAGGGAGCTCTTTGACTGGGTGGCCGGAACCAGCACCGGCGGCATCCTGGCCCTCGCCATCgtccacg GTAAATCCATGGAGTACCTGCTCTGCCTGTACTTCAGGATGAAGGAGCAGGTTTTCAAAGGGTCGCGACCCTATGAGTCGGCGCCGCTGGAGGACTTCCTGAAGAAAGAGTTTGGAGAGAACACCAAGATGACGGACGTCTGTTACCCCAG GGTGATGGTCACCAGCGTTCTGGCCGACCGACACCCAGGCGAGCTGCACATCTTCAGGAACTACAACCGGCCCTCCGTCAGCAAAGAGCCGCCGTACGCCACCACCGCCACCTTCAAGCCCCTCACCGTCCCTCAAG gatGGGAGGATGAGGATGTGTTGGTAGTAGGATACTCAGAGGAGCCCCCCAGAAAGCGTAGGAAGGTGACCGATGAAG AACAACTGGTGTGGCGAGCCGCCCGCTCCAGTGGCGCCGCCCCCTCCTACTTCCGACCAATGGGCCGCTTCCTGGACGGAGGGCTGCTGGCCAACAACCCGACGCTGGACGCCATGACGGAGGTCCATCAGTACAACAAAGCTCTGAGGGCACAG GGCCACGGAAACCAGGTCAAGAGGTTGGGGGTCGTGGTCTCCCTCGGGACAG GTAAACCTCCTCAGGTGGTGGTGAGCTCCGTTGATGTTTTCCGACCCTCCAACCCTTTGGAGCTGGCCAAGAGCTTCGTAGGAGCCAAGGAGCTGGGCAAGATGCTGGTGGACTGT TGTACAGACTCTGATGGCTGTGCGGTGGACAGAGCTGGAGCTTGGTGTGAGATGATTGACACCGTCTACCACAG GCTGAGTCCCCAGCTGTCTCAGGAGGTGATGCTGGACGAGGTGAGTGACGCGGTCCTGGTGGACATGCTGTGGGAGACGCAGATGTACCTGTACGAGAGGAGGGAGACCCTCTGCTCGCTggccaagctgctgctggaccaaTGA